ATAACTTAGACGATATAAGAGGAACTCCCAAGTATCTCACTGGCAACGACCCCTCAATAAATGGCATTATATTCAGAATAGCAGTTTTAACAAACGATGGAACATTAGAGAAAAAAACTGTACTTTTCTGGACATTAGGCGCCAAACCCGACATCTTAGAAAAAGAATTGAGCGCTTTCATTATACATCTAGCCGACGCTATCTCGCCCCTAGCGAAAATAAATAAGTCATCCGCAAAACACAGGTTTATAATCTGCTGACGTTCGCACCTGTTATGGAACTTAAACGAAGAGTCTATCCTTACCGTCTGCTGAAGAATAGCCGTGAGGATCTCCATCACAAGGGTAAAAAGATACGGAGAGATAGGATCACCCTGACGCAACCCCCTCTTACCCTTGAAAAAACCATGAATATCACCATTAATACAAACCGAAAACGTGGTCGTGGAAACACAAACCATTATCCAATGAACCATGCTGCTATGAAACCCAAAACCCACCAAAATGTTCTTTAGAAACACCCAGTCAACAGTATCGTAAGCTTTCTGGATGTCCACTTTAAACGCACATTTAGGGGGGCCGATGTTtctatgataattatgcatcaaCTCTTGAGTTAACATAATATTATCGGAAATTTTTCTACCTGGAACGAAAGCCGACTGGTTGACACTCACAATGTCATTAAGCACTCCTTTGATCCTGTCAGCAACAATCTTGCTAATACACTTGTAAAGCACATTACAGCAAgcaatcggacggtagtccgtaACCACAGATGGCGAGGATGTCTTGGGAATAAGAACAATAAGCGTGTGGTTTAATTCCCTTAAAAGTTTCCCTGTAGCAAAGAAATCTATAACAGCTTTTGATACCTCATCACCAACAATAGGCCATGCATTCTTAAAAAAACCCGCTGTAAACCCGTCAGGACCAGGGGCTTTATCCGAACCCACGGAGAACATTGCCCTTTTAACCTCATCAGGAGTAACCGGACGGACCATATGGCGAGCAACATCCCTCTCTAACTTTTAGAAAACAATTCAGGAGTCGGACTAATAGTCGGATTACCCGGGCAGCCCAAAAAGTGCTCATAGTGATCAACAAAAGCTCCCGAAACCATCTCATCCGTATAAACATTCCCTCGAACATCACGAATCACCTCAATACGGCTATAGTGAACTCTGTTCTTGAGTGTCGAGTGGAAAAAGGCCGTATTCATATCCCCAGCCGCTAACCAGTCCACTTTAGATTTTTGCTTCAAAAACCTCTCTTCGTCTAACAACGCGGTTTGAAAATCACTTCTAGTAATAGCTTCCTCCTCACGCAGCATAAGACTAGACGGATCGTTATCCATATCACGCTGAATACGGTCAAGCTTAACTCTAAGCTCTTCAACTTTTTTATGCAAGTTACCTTGGTGATAAAGCAACGCACGTAACGGAGATTTCAACAGACGGAGTTTTTTAACAACCGAAAATTGATACACTCCATCAATGGACATACCCCACCCCTTCTCCACAATCGGCAAAAAATCAGGTTTATAAGCCAGAAAATTAGCAAATTTAAAAGGCCGGTGTTTTCTATTTTCCATATCCGGGACGCTAACCACACACGAGCAATGATCCGATAACCGAGAAGGATGAAAATCAGCAAAAGCACTCGGAAACTTATCTATAAAATGAGAATTTCCCATAACTCTGTCTATCTTTTTCATTAGCCCAATCCCTTTCTTTGGTTTCTGATTCCACGTGAAATGGATACCAGTGCGTTTTATATCAACCATCTCAATTTCATCCACACACTCTTGAAACTCTTTCATGCTCAGGGACACCGAGGAACAACCCATAGATTTATCCTCAAGATTCAACGCCGAATTAAAATCACCTAGAATAACCCAAGGTTCATTACAAACAAAATTCTTATGCAAAGAAAGTTGTTTCCACAAATCCCTCCGACTAATGTAGTAGTTTGCTGCATAAATTACCGAACAAAAAAACATTTTCTTAGACTGTTTTAGAATTATTTGGAGATGCATAACCTGATCAGTCTCCGAAAGCACCATAACATCAAGAATAGCCGGATTCCAACCAACAATAATACGCGTACCCTTCACACAATGGCCCCCATTCGACGTCCAGTTCCACCACCGAAAAACAGCCTTACACACTTTAGGCAGATTACTCACCTCCACATGAGATTCTAGAATTGCACATAAACTTAACTTTAACTCCTTAATGGCATGGCAAACCTCCGTTTGCTTTATGGGGCGGTTCAAACCCCTTATGTTCCAAGAGGCGAGACTAACCATTGAGGACCGATgaagaaggagtgcttgccccttttttAGTGTTAATAGTACCTTGCCTCAAAAAACCATCCATTTCATAGCCATCCGCTTCGTAAAAATCATCAACAAGCTCATCGTCATCCAGATTTACTTGGGCCGGATCTTGCCTACCCCCATCCGGCTCCTCATTAGCACTCGGATCATTACCATCTCCAGCCGCTTTACTACTTTGGCCTTGCTCCTCATTCACTTCATTCAAAACATCAAAAGGATTTTGAGACACCACATTGGTTGATTCCGATTTAGACTTCCCGTTATCTTTCCGATTAGTAGAAACTGGGCGATATTCAAATTTTGGCTTCGGCTTATTGACATTAAAACCCACTTTTTTCGCTGCCTTCTTCCCTAGCACAGTAGTATACCCATCGTCATCCACAGTAGATTGTCTCTTTGACGGACCAGGATCCTGAACCGgctgcttcatctttctatcaTAACCCGGACCCTTATGTTGTTGTTTTTTATCTTTTGACACTCTAGGAGCCTGCAGAGGACAATTTTCATGGGTGTGCCCGAAAACACAGCATCGGCCACACCTATGAGGACACCACTCATATTCAACGTAGACCTTCTCCTTTACAAACCCATCCCCATCAAGACAAGGAACCGCAATCGTTAACTCTTCTTTCAGTTCAGAATCTGCTGAAATTTCTACCAGGGCCCGAGCATAGCTGCTTCTCCCCCAACCATCAACGCACATAGACGTGGTGAACGAATCCAAA
This genomic stretch from Helianthus annuus cultivar XRQ/B chromosome 8, HanXRQr2.0-SUNRISE, whole genome shotgun sequence harbors:
- the LOC110870631 gene encoding uncharacterized protein LOC110870631 translates to MEVRSKTGDVTASVLHDRGKPPDPLNSFANKPTDLDGSDYLNETVGEEIPTPGTAPIRGIGLRVTNIEGNPLLPRRGMFSTSNVSVLDGLMNISKPVENLFAAGASLSSTSKDDNAGQCQEMPSFANVVQGNKADVKVNFRSLETSEKQDGCDVVLSRESVKVVHDKLANTLYGYFLGDRVAFPVVDYFVRNNWKRYGLQKSMMNANGFFFFKFADQAGMQKVLTEGPWIIRSQPLFLEVWSPSLKLEKKEVKTVQVWVKFHEVPLAAYTEDGLSLIATTIGVPKALDSFTTSMCVDGWGRSSYARALVEISADSELKEELTIAVPCLDGDGFVKEKVYVEYEWCPHRCGRCCVFGHTHENCPLQAPRVSKDKKQQHKGPGYDRKMKQPVQDPGPSKRQSTVDDDGYTTVLGKKAAKKVGFNVNKPKPKFEYRPVSTNRKDNGKSKSESTNVVSQNPFDVLNEVNEEQGQSSKAAGDGNDPSANEEPDGGRQDPAQVNLDDDELVDDFYEADGYEMDGFLRQGTINTKKGASTPSSSVLNESHVEVSNLPKVCKAVFRWWNWTSNGGHCVKGTRIIVGWNPAILDVMVLSETDQVMHLQIILKQSKKMFFCSVIYAANYYISRRDLWKQLSLHKNFVCNEPWVILGDFNSALNLEDKSMGCSSVSLSMKEFQECVDEIEMVDIKRTGIHFTWNQKPKKGIGLMKKIDRVMGNSHFIDKFPSAFADFHPSRLSDHCSCVVSVPDMENRKHRPFKFANFLAYKPDFLPIVEKGWGMSIDGVYQFSVVKKLRLLKSPLRALLYHQGNLHKKVEELRVKLDRIQRDMDNDPSSLMLREEEAITRSDFQTALLDEERFLKQKSKVDWLAAGDMNTAFFHSTLKNRVHYSRIEVIRDVRGNVYTDEMVSGAFVDHYEHFLGCPGNPTISPTPELFSKS